TAGTAGCGAGAGGGAAGGAAGGTGATATCATGGAGCCACACGAGTTCAAGCTCACCGAAGAGGGCATAAAGGCCGTCCTCCCCCCGCTCGAGGCCGAGATAATGGAGCACATGTGGAAAGTAAAAGTCGCCACCGCCGGCCAGGTCTACGAGTACATGAAGGAAAAGCACCCGGACATAAGGCGCTCCACCATAAGCATACTCATGAACAGGCTCTGCGAGAGGGGCCTGCTGAAGAGGAGCGTCGACAGGGGAAGGGGCGGCATGAGGTACGTATACAGCATAACATCCACGAGGGAGGAGTTCGAGGAGAAGGTCGTCCAGAGCATCCTCGATGCCCTGATGTCGAACTTTAAGGAGGCCACCTACGCCTATCTGTCCAAGATCAAGAAGTGATGGCGATGCTGTTCATCATCGCGTGCCTTGAGGTCCTGTTGGCAGTTATAGCGCTCGCCGAGCTGGGCCTCAAAATCTCGCTGGCGGCCCTTGGAGCGATAGCGCTGCTCTACCTGTGGGCCTCCACCCGCGACGTTGGGGGCAACTACACCCCCCTCCAGAGGATTGAGATGCCGTGGCTCTACGATGGGATAGCGGAGATGGCGAGAAAGGCAGGGCTGCCAATGCCCAGAGTTTACCTCCTCGACGACTACATACCCACAGCATTCTCTTTCAAGAACACGATAGTTCTCTCCCTCGGCCTCTTTGAGGTTCTCGACCCAGACGAGATACTGGCCGTTGCAGCCCACGAGCTAGGCCACATAAAGAGCGGCGACACCAAGACGTTTCCGATCCTGGCCTGTGGAAGGTATCTCATGATGGGGCTCACCGCGGTGCTCATAGTTCTGACAAGGAACGCCCCGATGAGTATGGCTGCACTCGGCCTCATGGGGCTCTACGAGGTCACCAGGGCAAACTTCCACAAGGAGAGGGAGTTCCGGGCTGATGAGACGGCCCTCAGGCTTCTTGAAACCCCCTTGAGCCTCAAACGCGCGCTGGAAGAGCTCAAGTACTACGAAGACCTCCGCGCGGGCATAAAGCATCGTGCACTGCCGAGCATTGAACCCACCATAGAGAGGAAGCAGAGAACCCAGATTATCGAAACGCACCCGAGCTACGATGAGAGGGTATTGAGGATACTCATAGAGATAAATAGGGGCAACATGCTCAACCACCGCATGGAGTGAGGCTCATGAACGTTGAGATTTTCCTGGACAGAGAAAAGGCGGAGAGAATAAAGAGAATACGCCCCACCAAGGACGAGTACTTCATGCTGATAGCGAAGCTCGTGTCGCTGAGAGCAACCTGTCCGCGTCTGAGAGTTGGGGCCGTTGCAGTCAAGGACGGCTACATACTCGCCACCGGCTACAATGGCGCACCGAGGGGGATGGAGCACTGCATTGACGTCGGTTGCCTCATAGTTGACGGCCACTGCCACAGGGCAGTTCACGCAGAGCAGAACGTAATAGCGATGGCCGCAAGAAAGGGCATAAGCCTCGAAGGTGCGACGCTCTACGTTACCCACTTCCCCTGCGACACGTGTTTCAAGATA
The sequence above is drawn from the Thermococcus pacificus genome and encodes:
- a CDS encoding BlaI/MecI/CopY family transcriptional regulator, with translation MEPHEFKLTEEGIKAVLPPLEAEIMEHMWKVKVATAGQVYEYMKEKHPDIRRSTISILMNRLCERGLLKRSVDRGRGGMRYVYSITSTREEFEEKVVQSILDALMSNFKEATYAYLSKIKK
- a CDS encoding M48 family metallopeptidase, translating into MAMLFIIACLEVLLAVIALAELGLKISLAALGAIALLYLWASTRDVGGNYTPLQRIEMPWLYDGIAEMARKAGLPMPRVYLLDDYIPTAFSFKNTIVLSLGLFEVLDPDEILAVAAHELGHIKSGDTKTFPILACGRYLMMGLTAVLIVLTRNAPMSMAALGLMGLYEVTRANFHKEREFRADETALRLLETPLSLKRALEELKYYEDLRAGIKHRALPSIEPTIERKQRTQIIETHPSYDERVLRILIEINRGNMLNHRME
- a CDS encoding deoxycytidylate deaminase — translated: MNVEIFLDREKAERIKRIRPTKDEYFMLIAKLVSLRATCPRLRVGAVAVKDGYILATGYNGAPRGMEHCIDVGCLIVDGHCHRAVHAEQNVIAMAARKGISLEGATLYVTHFPCDTCFKIVLNAGIKEIVYEEMYPNEATEILLEEAQKKGIVKIRQFKLSKERVRLFLEELFGEFVD